ATCAAACAATCCATAGAATCTTTCCTATTGAAGTAATTGGTGCTACATCTAGCATCTAACAATGGATTATACCACAAATAAGCATAATTAGCCTTTGACATCTAATAGAACATCATTTTAAGCTCGTACGAGGAAGAATACTTCAGCTAAAGCAAATGTCATCCTTGCATAACTTGTTTCTGGTTAGGTCTTTATATTACCCTTGGGTAAACTATCTCAATCCTCAGTCTCAAGACTCTTAGGGTTTAGTCTAGGCAAAGTGGCGAACCAGGTTCCACAAAGCCCAAATACAGTCCAAACAAACTGTCCAATAAATTGCTCAGTCAACAAGTACATGACATTCTCAACTTACTATGTCTTACTTTTAAACCATACATAACATAGAAAAAACAaatttcattaaaaaaataaacaaacaaaaaagacTCTGCATTAATAAAAGGGCCAAAATAGCATCCAAGGCGTGGTCTGACCAAAGAGAAAGCACTAAACTCATCCAATTTCAACTCCATGCCTGATTTCTGTAGCACATCCAATTTATAATTTGATGCATTCTCCAGGAAAACAATAAGCACAATGAAACCGAACAGGATGCCAGGATATACAggaagtaagttttttttttttccatcttttCCTGAAATGAGATTCATTTAGTTAATCAAAGCCAGGTTACCTCTACTGCGATCAGGGTGCTTTCAGCTTGATGTGGGTGCTTTGTCATCAAGCATCCATAGATAGAACTGCAGAAAGAACGGAACAATCCAGCATACAGTATTCTTGTTTAgctaggctttttttttttttattacttataAGGCTGATTGCTTTGGAAGGTTACTAACACTTTCCGTATGTCCATCCATTTGACGATGCGTGATTAAGTCATTTGAAGTCATGGAATTGGAGATCCAGGAAAACTTTACCATGGTGTCCAGAACCATAGGTAATATTTCAGAATATCCTGCTTTATTTAATCAATGGGCTAAAGTACTGCACATAGCAAGACTAGGTACAAAACCTTGCTCTCCTATTTCATTGAGTGCTGCCAATAGTGCAGAAGTTTCTCCTTTCTCACACCAAGACCCGGCTAATGTTTCACTTACATGTCCTTTCAAAAGACCTTTATCCAAAAGTTCATTCGAAAGACTGAAAGCTTTATGTGGATTCCCTTCTCTGTAAAGTACATCAACCATCGAGCTGTAGACTACTTCATCAGGCTGAATTCCCCCTGCCACCATCTCCTCAAATAGTGAGAACACCTTCAATTTATCTCCAATTTTGtgataaccttgaatgagtgaagTGTAAGTCACAATGGTTGGTATCAGTTTCTTAACTTGCATCTTTTGGAAAAGCTCTTCTGCTTTTTTCATCATTCCGTTCTTGCAACAGTAGTCAATTAAAATGGTGTAAGTTACATGATCAGTTGGGATGTGCATATCAGACATATTTGTCACCAACTCCAGTGCTTCACTCAATCTTCCTAACTTGCAGAACCCATCAATCAATGTGTTGAAAGTAAGAGTGCATGCAATTCCCTTCTCTATCAATTCATGGAATAATGGCAATGCCTTCTCTACCTCTCCTGCCTTGCAGCATCCATGAAGAAGAGCATTGTATACAAAGGCATCCGGTTGAACGCCCCGTAAAGGAATTTCATCTGATAGACGAAATGCCTCATTCAGATCACCGGCTTTGTAGTAACCATCAATGATAGTGGAATAAGTCACACCATTTGGTGCCAAACCCTTTCCAGAAATACCATCAAACACTTCTCTGGCTCTCGATAGGTCACCTGACTTACAAAGACCACCTATTAAGCTATTATAAGTCACGATGTTTGGTCTAACCCCCTTTTGACTCATTTCATCAAGAAGTAGAAAAGCCTTTTCCAAATTACCCTGCTTGCAGAAACCAGAAATCAGTGAGGTGTAAGTGAACACATCAGGAACTAGACCCTTACAATAAAGTTCAGATAGAACATCCATGGCATCTGACAACTTCCCATTCTTTGAGAGGGCATTTATAAGAACACCATAAAGCTGAACGTTTGGCAATCGTCCTATTTTAAGCATGCGATTCAGTACTGAAAATGCTTGCGATATATTCCCATGTTTACAGTACCCGTCAATGATAGGCGTAAAAGTGGCATAATTAGGCGCTACACCACGATCTAGCATCTCCCAGAAATACTGTTCTGCAACTTGCATATCCCCTGCCTCTCTATACCAAGAAATAAAAGGCCCAAAAGTATATGAATTCGGTCTCAATCTTCTCTTCTCCATTTCAACCAGACACATTTTTGCTTCATCTACCCTTCCCACCTTGCAGAGCCCACTAATAATTGAATTATAACAGAAGATATCAAGTAATATACCTTTCTGCCACATATCCTGCACAATTTGTTTTGCTTCTTCAAATTTACCATCCTCTACATAGCCTTTTATGATGGGGGTGTAGATGACAGCATTTGGTCTCACACCAGCTGCAATCATTTTCTCCAAAACAAGAATCGCTTGACAGAGATCTCCAGAGTTGCAGTAAGCATTAATCAGCACACCACAAGTATAGGCCGAAGGTACCAAGTTTCTGTCAGTCATCTCAACCAAAAGTTCAGAAACCTTATCCGTGTTATTCTTGCGACCATAGCCCTCAATTAAATAATTGTATGTTTGCACATCAGGGAATATACCCATTTTAATCATGTCACCCTTGATAGTTACTGCTTTATCCATCTGGCCGACTTTGCAGAGCCCATTTATGATAGAATTATAGGTCATTATATTCAAACTCTTTCCACGTGCAACCATTTCATCCTTTATTCTAAATGCCTCCTCCACCTCGCCCTCCTTCATGAATCCATCAATTAACGCAGTATATGCAAAATGATCAGGATTTGGACCTACTTCACACATTTCATCCAATATTCGTTTTGCTTCCCTAGACCTCTTTTTCTTACAGAAGCCATCAATGAGTGTGATACACGTATAGCTATCCGGAACCAATCCCTTTCCTTCCATCGACTTCTTTAGCTCCAATGCTTCATCAACTGCACCTGTCCCACACAAGCCTCTGATAACCACATTATACGTAACCAAATTCGGACTGTACCCCTTCTCTCCCATATCATGAAGAAGTCGTTTGGCATCCTTAACATTGCCAACCTTGCAAtaagtgtatacggtaaaaaccggataagcGTTAAACCGGTGAGGCGAGGAACCGAAGGGAGAAAGGCACAGGAACGTGCACGGAGACTTCCGttttgaaccggaggaacgcctaGACCAAAACCAAGGCAGGGCACCATTTGGTCCGGTTTTCTCCATGGCCGGGTTGGACGCGGCCGTTAGTCCGGATGATTaaggccgttggtccgggagatccgttgcgcgtctgccacgcgtcgataacgtcctgtcaTGCTCAACTGCTAACCGTACGagtgtcagatcgtacggccaacctaacccaacctaatccaactcagagctttttctttattatattactttttatgttgtatgaagcccatgaggcaacactataaataagaggCATTGTCCTCCTTTTAGGGGGTTGGCTCCTTCTTATCAAGCATTCTTGTAAAAGCAAAATATGAATACGAAATCACTCACATACATCAGATTCGTTCCATATTTGTTGTGTTCATTCCATGTATTTCTTAAATCAAACAACACTTATTTGCTATTCCATGTATTTCTTAAATCAAACAACACTTATTTGCTAGTTGATACGCGAGTCTAGAGCAAACCATTGGTCATCAATCGCTCCTTGTAGCATAGTCACATATTTCTTTTCTCCAACACATAAACTCAAGATAAgatcacatatcctatacctcaccaacaaaattaattgattatccaaattcggggtaaacaataagCATTGATCGTATTGGTATACGTGTAAACATCAAGAATCATCTCACTCTCCAGCATCCCCTCATAAACCTCCCAAAACAGTTCCATTTTATTACCACTTAACAATTCATTCAACAATGTATTACAATATAACAAACTGAGGTTAAAGCCTTCATTTTTAACACCCAAGAACATAGAAACAGCCTCATTTAACATACCAATTTTCCTATAAGCATCAATTGGCAACTCAAACACAACACCCTTCGATCTAAACTCATTACATTCCTTAGCACATTTAACCAACGAGCTTAAAATATCTGGAAATCTTCTTCTCTGAATCATTTCATTAAACACCTGGTTGGCAGGTCCAAAATTGTTCGAATTGCACAAAGCCAAAGCAAGAATAGAGAAAGAATCAATGTTTTGAGTCAACTGCACTTGCTGATTCGACCAATCAAAGAAATCAAGCAGTCGTTTTGGATTTACAACCAATTTGTTTCGATCAAGAACTGAGTAAACCACATCTGGGTTAAGCTTTTGAGGGATTGTTGATGACTCTAAGAGTAATTTCCAGTTCTTATGTTTGAGAATCGTAGAGATTTCTTCATCAGTGGATTTATTTGGTCCGGGTAATTGGATTTACAACCAATTCGTTTCGATCAAGAACTGAGTAATTATTATATAGGCCACACATTTGACCATCCCTAGTCAAAGCCCAATTAAAAATTTGattaagggtctgtttggaaagccacctggtaattggagtTGGTGTAATTAcgagggtagtaattacacaataTTGTAATTACAATGACCTATTTGTTTGTTATGatataattacagtgtaattacaagcgtgctgtttggttggACAAGTGTAGTTATACAGtttgtttaatttaaaaataaaatttaattatcaaaaatttaaaattaatattaaaaaatgtgtgcctttataaatgatattaaattagttatttaaaaacacattgtttcttgaaatatattaattaataatcatatatttgtaactaatattgtaaaaaataattgatatgcaattttcaaattaataatatgttaattttatttaattataaaacttaaaagcatactttttttgtgagaagATCATGGATGgtatgtttgacaaaaaaatatatatatttataaatataatgtcataacattattcaaatgtttgacaaaaaagtctatcaactgtaagtgaaaaataaacaacttgcaatatgaaataacaagtcaatagtactaaaacaaataaattaaaatcgaaaatataatctaaattcaaaatccaaaagaatttttttaacataatactcttatctcaaattccaacattacataagtaagttccaacgagacttaagtaaatataattcaaaagaaaggaaaaataaagtctataacctcattcaaaatgaaattctactttaataacgtcactcattatatgccaagtttgttaatgactcattctttctaatattaagaggtatagtttcaaaaattagaataatagcaTGGTTatgctaaattaataaaataaaaaatatgagtAATTACATAACCACAAGAAATAAAGGTTGGgattgagaagaaaggaaatgaaagataagtaatataaaaaggaaaaatatattttaaaaaataaaaataattaaaaagtaaaaagtaaaaataatttaaaataatataaataaaaaataaattaaagaagaaaagaaattgaaataaaacaagaaagaaagaaactaaaaagtaactctggaattacagggtgtaattacactcaattctcaaTCAGCCCGCccgcccccctcccccccttgagaattggagagtgtaattacaccctctcaattataACCAactcccacctaactgtgtaattacttggtcaaacaaatagatcaaactgtgtaattacactcattccaattacctgggtggctttccaaacagttGTGCTAAAACAGTCTTTACATAAGAGGCCTAGAACTCGGGATATGTTGG
The nucleotide sequence above comes from Lycium barbarum isolate Lr01 chromosome 3, ASM1917538v2, whole genome shotgun sequence. Encoded proteins:
- the LOC132631500 gene encoding pentatricopeptide repeat-containing protein At5g61990, mitochondrial-like; translation: MEKTGPNGALPWFWSRRSSGSKRKSPCTFLCLSPFGSSPHRFNAYPVFTVYTYCKVGNVKDAKRLLHDMGEKGYSPNLVTYNVVIRGLCGTGAVDEALELKKSMEGKGLVPDSYTCITLIDGFCKKKRSREAKRILDEMCEVGPNPDHFAYTALIDGFMKEGEVEEAFRIKDEMVARGKSLNIMTYNSIINGLCKVGQMDKAVTIKGDMIKMGIFPDVQTYNYLIEGYGRKNNTDKVSELLVEMTDRNLVPSAYTCGVLINAYCNSGDLCQAILVLEKMIAAGVRPNAVIYTPIIKGYVEDGKFEEAKQIVQDMWQKGILLDIFCYNSIISGLCKVGRVDEAKMCLVEMEKRRLRPNSYTFGPFISWYREAGDMQVAEQYFWEMLDRGVAPNYATFTPIIDGYCKHGNISQAFSVLNRMLKIGRLPNVQLYGVLINALSKNGKLSDAMDVLSELYCKGLVPDVFTYTSLISGFCKQGNLEKAFLLLDEMSQKGVRPNIVTYNSLIGGLCKSGDLSRAREVFDGISGKGLAPNGVTYSTIIDGYYKAGDLNEAFRLSDEIPLRGVQPDAFVYNALLHGCCKAGEVEKALPLFHELIEKGIACTLTFNTLIDGFCKLGRLSEALELVTNMSDMHIPTDHVTYTILIDYCCKNGMMKKAEELFQKMQVKKLIPTIVTYTSLIQGYHKIGDKLKVFSLFEEMVAGGIQPDEVVYSSMVDVLYREGNPHKAFSLSNELLDKGLLKGHVSETLAGSWCEKGETSALLAALNEIGEQGFVPSLAMCRKDGKKKNLLPVYPGILFGFIVLIVFLENASNYKLDVLQKSGMELKLDEFSAFSLFVWTVFGLCGTWFATLPRLNPKSLETED
- the LOC132631501 gene encoding pentatricopeptide repeat-containing protein At5g61990, mitochondrial-like, producing the protein MAKDIQALANRGVRIDHTVQGRLLAVMVAQSSLVGQVKACQSEYPRLASLRDRVQNGGVNSFSIDGEGVLRCHGIPMVGNVKQLILEEAHSSRYSIHPGATKILALLPRLSAVHPVFHVSMLRRYVGDDSHKIQPENLELAENLTYEEGPISILDGQVRQLRSKKIQLPGPNKSTDEEISTILKHKNWKLLLESSTIPQKLNPDVVYSVLDRNKLVVNPKRLLDFFDWSNQQVQLTQNIDSFSILALALCNSNNFGPANQVFNEMIQRRRFPDILSSLVKCAKECNEFRSKGVVFELPIDAYRKIGMLNEAVSMFLGVKNEGFNLSLLYCNTLLNELLSGNKMELFWEVYEGMLESEMILDVYTYTNTINAYCLPRIWIIN